CTACTTACCAAATCATCACACGTCGTGCTCAAAACGTGTTATCTAAGATAATTTTACTTGCTCCGTCTACCTGATGAGAGATATCATCGTTTTGGGTCTGCTGCCATGCTGATGAGGAACCCTTAAAGATTAAGAGTACTCTCAAAGgtgaattgtttaatttagaaaagtGGTTAAACATCGTTATCTTTATAGCTTCACTTATTATATCTCAGTGAATCTTCACTTTTCAGTTCCCATATTAATATAAGCACTTTGCCATTCATAAGAATGCATCATTCGCAATTCGATACTCAAAGTGATAGCATCcttggaaaaaataataaataaattccaaaGCGAACTCGGAAACTGTGAACCAACTATGATAAATTGATatactatattataaattcatttatgaACTGTTATGCAAtgcgcttttaattaaaaaaagtgtacattttaattgaacaaccaataaatattttaattaaaataaattgtgataTTCGCTTTAATAAATATGGCCGAGAACAATAACGAAAGTGATATTCGTGAAAAAGCGAAAggtaaaattgcttaaaaaaagtgaacaacaatttatacataaaagaagatgcaatattttgaaagtgaaatgtgaaaaaacAGAGATACAGCTCTGGACTATTCAACTGTATAACGGATATTTTACTATGTTCATTGATATGAATACTTAATCTTAGGACGTACcggtttcggtttgattccttgaaattagctaaatattttaaaataacccATGGTTACTGAATGCACCTAttgatttataatatttatagacaTCGAAACAGACACAGATGGTCATTCCAATAGCACAGCTGTTGCTACCATTGGCTCTCCGGAGGATGCACCAGCGGACTTTGACAAGGCAATTGTTGCCTCTGGCTTTGGACGCTTCAATCTAATCCTGTTGATTGTCGCAATTCCAGCAACATGTGCCAATATGTTTGAATCTACCACAATGTCATACATTCTGCCCATTGCGGAATGTGATCTTCACTTAACACTAACGGATAAGGGAGTCCTGAATGCCTGTGCATATGCCGGCATGATTATTTCCGCTATTCCCTGGGGATATTTGGCTGATACAAAGGGTCGTCGCAAGGTGCTTGTCTGTGGTTACCTCCTAACCTGCATCTGTGTCCTTGGCAGTGCGCTGAGTCAGAACTTTATAATGCTGGTAACTTTCAAGTTTCTAGGCGGTCTCATGTAAGTACTTATTAATGTTTGGAATGTGGCAtgtcatattatattatcAACTTGTGGGTTTTCAGGGTGAATGGCCCTGCAGCTGTGCTCTTCACGTATCTCACCGAAATGCATGGTCCCAAATACAGATCCCATGTACTGATGGTTGTTGGAATGATAACATCCGCCTCCACTTTGTTGCTGCCTATGCTGGCGTGGGGAATCTTTCCCAGAGATTGGGACTTTCTACTCTTTGGTATTCTCGACAGTAAGTTAAACACTTCAGCTTGTGTTTGATCTGTGGTCCATCACACATTCTTATGCTTTCAGTTCACAGCTGGCAGATCTTCTTGTTTGTCTGTGCATTGCCCAGTTTAATTAGTGGACTTGTGCTATATGCAATGCCAGAGAGTCCCAGATTTCTAATGGGCCAGGGCCGAAATACGGAGGCCTTGGAGATGTTGCAAAGGATCTATCACATTAACACGGGAAAGCCAAAGGACACCTATCCAGTGGGtacatttacttttaaatacatgtcaatattatttcaattgctgACGATACACACAGATCAAATCCCTTATACTGGAGGTACCAAGTCGTGATGCCCAGAAGGATGAAGTTATCTACACCATCGAGGAGAAGGCAGCGGATAAAACGGAGCCTGTCAAGCGTCCAAGTCGAAGTCTGTTGGAGAGTCTGCGAGCTGGAATGCTTCAGATGAAGCCCATGTTCCATAAGCCACTGCTGGGTCTGGCTATACATTGTTACACGATGCAGTTCTGTATATTTCTGGGCATGAACACCATACGCCTCTGGCTACCTCAGCTGTTCGCCTCAATGGCGGAATATGAGGCGCAGTATGCCAATGAAGGTGGCTCAGCAACCATGTGCACAATTCTCGAATACAGTGTGAATAAAACAGCCGATACTCTAGCAAATCATGAGAACGTTTGCGCTGTGGTAAGTGATAACTTCTAAGAGATAAAAACCACTTAATTTCGATAAAACAGCTTCCATCATCGTGACGTTAAGCAAACTTAGACTGACATGCATTTCTCACTCTTCTTGCAGcctaaaacaatttcaatggatatgtatataaacaatattatcGTGTCGTTCTGTGGACTTTTGGGCTACTTTTTTGCCGGAgcgataattaaattaattggcGCCAAACGTTTGTTAAGTAAGTGAATCATGAGGTGACTAagcttattttataattgaaaatgtatattttgtcCCACAGCTTATGGTCTGCTCGTATCTGGAGTCCTTGGCATTGCGCTCTATTGGTCTGTTAACAGCCTGTCCACTATTGTAATCTCTTCGGCCTTTGTTACTGTGTCGGGCGTTGCTGTTTCCTCCCTTCTGGGCGCAGTTGTTGCGCTCTTTCCCACACAATTGCGGtaagaatataaaatactttcttAAATTGTGAGATTATTTTGATATGCCTTTCAGATCTCTTGTTGTGGCCATTGCCATGATGTTTGGTCGTTTGGGAGCACTCTCTGGAAATCTACTTTTTCCGATATTCATACAGATCGGATGTGTTCCGCCCTTTGTGATGGTCGCTTCAGTTATGTTGCGTAGGTTTTCCATATAACATCTTGCATAATTACTATGGGTTgtaatacttattaaatttttttatttttgatttttcagttGCTGCCCTGCTTTCAATTTTCGTACCCAATCCCAAAAAGGCagcttttacttaaaatatttatcttatcTTACATAAttattctatataattttttttgtaatgacTGTTTATATTAGTGTTATATTACTCTAACTTAAGTTGTAAAAAGTATTTGCTGACAAGCTTTTAGTTGTAGTGCTATAATTTTACTCGTAACTGTAACATACAAATGCAAgtacttaatataaaataagtcCAGTTTattcagaatcaaattattcttttaaataaacattttggtagtcgaaataaatatgtaaagtattgctttatttttacatttcattaCCTTTAATTATCATTTACAGAGtggttatttaattaacttatcAATTCATTTAGCATGTGAATGcagtttgtatataaatattcaattaaagtataaatatattgcaacCAAGAGGATAAAGTTGAAGCCAACGATAAATTCGTTgctgcatattttattaacgCCAATTAAGTTGGTCAGATAAAATGGCAGCTGAGTATTAGTGTCAATTTCGTTGGCCTCGAATATGGCAAATATGTCAAATGAAAATACCTCTATTGCATTGGTTTATTGAAACTTCTTAAAGTTTAATGAATAAAGTGATTAAGCGGAATTGCGCTTGTATacttaataaacttatttacaatttacataaCAAACATTTGAGTTTAAGCCCGAATAAAAATGgccaattaattttagtatttttaaattaaagtctaCATTTGTaagtttaagctttaaatagaaaatgtaaaattattggCTCTATATTCGATgagtaagaaaataatttcaaataattgatCATATGAAATGTAAAACCTAGAAggctattaattattttcaaaattaaatttgttgcttttaataGAGATATATGATTTATCGAATtgtgtattaaatattataatattatattaagatGGCCGAAGCAGCTAGTTCAGTGGGTCAAACCGCTGACTTCGAAACGGCGATTGCCGAATGCGGCTTCGGGCTCTTCAATGTGTTCATTATGATCTGTTCGATGCCTTGCCTCTCGGCCATGGTCTTCTCTGCCACGGCCATGTCGTATGTTATGCCCACGGCCGAGTGTGAGTTGAAGCTATCGCTGCTGGACAAGGGCATGATGAATGCTGTCACGTATGCTGGTATGGTAAAAGCTGAGACAATTTGCAATATCATCTAATCGAGATCAGTGTATAGGTATGATCATTTCGGCCATACCCTGGGGATTTGTGGCGGATACGATGGGTCGTCGCTTGGTCTTGATTAGTGGCGGTTGGATCGATGGCATCTGTGTTTTGTGTGCGGCCATGAGTCAGAACTCATCCCAGCTGATGGCCTTTAAGTTCTTTGATGGATTTATGTGGGTATAGAGCCACCTCAAACATACTGTGTTTATCCAAATGCCTTTTCTTTTGATAGCGTCTGCGGCCCTTTTGCCGTGGTTGTCAGCAATCTGGCCGAATTCCATGGCAAAAAGCATAGGCACTTTATAATGCTTTTTATTGGACTCAGCGTATCTCTTGGCGCACTAACGATAACCCTGATGGCTTACTTTCTGCTGCCCGTTCACATTTACTTTAATGTTGGCAAATTTCATTGTTGGTGAAACTTATTAATTACATCGTCTCTTTGACTGGATTAATTCAATTCTATTGCAGTTCACACCTGGCAGATCTTTCTGGCATTGACCGCATTGCCTAGCCTTACAAGTGGCTTTCTGCATATCTTTTTACCTGAGAGTCCCAAGTTCCTGATGTCCCAGGGCAACTACAGCAAGGCATTAAGTTCCTTGCAACGCATCTATGCAATGAATAAACGCAAGAGTCGCGACTCTTATCCGGTAATCTAACATAttattgattatatttaaatttctttattattatttgattatgtCATTAACAGATCACAACGCTAACGGATGCCACTCCAGAGCGATCCGAGTTGCAAGATCCAACAGGAGAAAGTCCTTTACGTGAGCGGTTTGACCGAACCAAGCGCAGGTTCTACGAGGGCCTGAAGCAGCTGAAGCCAATGTTTTGCAGTCCATATCTGGCATTATCCACCAGGGTGTATAGCCTGCATTTTTGTCAGATTATGTGGTAAATATTCCCATCCATCGACTTAAGTGTTTTATaaccaacattttatttgatgttATGAAAGTGTGAACTCAGTGCGTCTGTGGTTGCCACAAATCTTTGCCACAATGCAGACATTTCAGGTAAACGGGATTCTTGATAAGAGCATGTGTGCCGTTTTAGATCATAATACGAATCGACGCAGCAATACCGCAGTATTGAAGGAGGAGTGCGACATAGTAGGTAGGAGATctttttggaaaatatttcaagctCTAAAGTAATCAACCTGAACGTATAGCATCAGCAACCGGAGACATATACGAATAACATTATTGTGGCACTCGTTGGTCTGGTTGGGTTTCTCCTCTTCTTTCCAATCTTGCGCATTCGAGGAGTTGTCAATCACATACTGAGTACGTTTTTAAATCGCTTAGctaatcaatatatatatttcttcatTTAACATACAGAGGTCTGTCTCTTTATAAGTACCTTTCTTGTGGGTGGACTTTATTTCTCCACCTCCATGGGAATGACTCTCATAATAGCCTCCATCTATTTGACAATCATGGGAGTTTGTGCATCAACAATAATCGGTATGAGTGTGGTCGTATTTCCCACTCTAATGAGGTGAGTCTTAACCAGAGGCTGACACAACTATAtatctcaattaaaaagtattagttgatttttattgtaaaaattgcAGTTCTTATTTTAGACTTTTAGTatacaaatcaataaaaaataataattaaatgtaagttttttaagataacGCGTTTCTTTATAGAACGATGGTTTTATTGCTGATCATGACATTCGGACGTTTGGGTTCGGTTACCGGAAATCTTTTGCTACCGATCTTCATACAAATGAGCTGCTGGGCGCCTTTTCTTTGGCTTACTTCACTAATGACCAGTAAGTAATAtccatattatatataaaacctacatataaagtttataataCTCAACAGTTGCCTTCGTAATGTCATTGTTCTTAAAAGTGGATTTCCAGCAGCCGCTAAATTAACCTTTGTCGcgacatattttattaaatgaccATGGGCATTCGTATGGGCAAATATAGCATCATTAATCCAAATAAAGGTTCCCAATTTGACAGTCAGCGTAATTGGGACAAAGCCTCTTCATCTTATTGTGTTTCTATTCAGCTTTTATTTGTTCGTTTGATTAATCTGCACTCGCATTAAGTCAAATCAACGCTTCAACGatgaaataataaacacaatttcAGACAACTTTGCAAGTAATTCTACAGCCTAAAAGGtataaatgtgtttattttatagacttgtctatttttatgtatatccccagtatattttaatcaattaaacaCAGAACTAAAAAAGTTTGCTGGCAATCTGATTATTATCgccttaaataatttttgtataatcgaataataagaaatataaattatttaaaagaagaAGAGTAAACTTATTATTGATTgttctattttcatttttatgcatattaaagatttaatttatttttttgaatttaaattattgatttaaatgtatagttaCGTGTCGGCTACATACAGCctgacaataaattaataaatttcttcTAGTTctgcataaataattgttCGCAGTATAagatttgccaaaaaaaatctctagagaaaatatttaaattatactttgGCTATTCAGCTTGTGAGCcaacttaaatataataataatttagtgGCAACTTAATGCTCAATCCATACAATGGGTACATTAATCAAAGAGATTTTACTGAACTGCGGTTTAATCCAGCTAATTAGATTTTAATCATGCCAAAGCAAATGCTGATTAATTTCATTCTTAGCTTGAAGTGCTGTCCGACCAAGCGACCAAGTCCAGACCAAAGTCCTCAATAGACCGAACCCACAGTTCCCAATTCCAATCCTGACTCCACCATTCGGTTTATTGTGTGCTCAATGCAGCTGTGGCATGttaattattctttttgtgGTCATCAATTAATTAGCAGTTGCAGAAATGAATTCAATGTGCGCTACAATAGCTTCCAAAGTGATTTTTCACATCAAAAATCAGGGAACAAAGAAAACTTGTTCGTCTAGGGAGAACAGTGTGTCAcataaatcaaagaaaactGTTTAGAAGTTTGGAAGTATACATATCTCCCCCTTCAGATAGTTGTTGACTAGTTCTATGCATGGAACAAGttaatacgagtatgtgtgtatCCTGCATGGCAAGTAGACTTGCCCTATCCTTTTTACTATCTTGGCAGGAAGTGCTGTCTCCTGCGCCATGTCACATGCAACCCATTTCTCATGCTGTCAAAACAAACTCAAGCGGTAATTGACACATGTTGACTTGTGGAAGCTCTCAAGTGTTATGTGTGCTTCCCTCTATTTGGCGTGATACGATATCGAAATTAATAGTTTGCCATCTGCCATATACGAAAGCAGCATACAGACACTTAATTAAAGATTCACATCTAATTCAATAAAAGCTCTCAGCattgaaagtgaaaaagtTATAACACATATGTCGAAATCAGTTTTTTCCAATAAATTTACTATTTCTTGTCAGAGTAAActtgaacaatttaaaagtatcCTAGAAATAAAGTTCTAACATTCcagaaatataatttcttaacCAAAATTATGTAGATATATATCACAATctacgctagtgacgaaagcatcacgaaaattgcaaaagttgACTAGTGCAGTTGatagaaaaataaactaaattttcttagaatcaaatttaaaatcaatttgcagTTTGAAACAGCAAATATcagttataatataatagatAATTTGGTCAGTTACCATAAAAGTTCATTCAAGAGTTTTTAGCTAGAATAatgagtttattttaatttttgacatatttttattataatttgataCTTATGCGATGGCTGTTTAAGCTAATAGAGAGAGGGAAGTGGAGGCTAGGGAGGAACGACAGTGCATTATAGACGGCGTTCCATAAAATCCAAAAACACCAACTTAACATAAATTTAGCATAATAAACATGTGGAAATCGCGTTGAATATCatcaaaaaaatgtgtaaatatgtTGTGGGTGGGCGTGGATAACGGAGTGTTGAGGATTGTGGAGACATGTAATGTATGCCATAAACTAAGCGcataaaaacagcaacaaaacaaggATGCATATAGTATGCGTGCGTATCCCTGACTAGTTAAAACCGAGATCAGAGGTGGGGATGAGTGtgctctttgtgtgtgtgtagttgttgctgctgttgtatgTGGCTAGTGTTTGGGGCGTGTTACAGTATGCTTAAATGAGCAGTCATAATCTAAAATGTGCGCACacacagaaagacagacagacggacagacggacggataGGCACAGCCACAAATTCCCAATCGCAGACTTTAGCTAACACAAATTCAatgacaaacacacaaacagcgacagacacatacgcacacccacacacacacctacatacattcatacatacatatgtatgtatgacaTTTATGCCTATCCCACGCATTTACAGTTGGACTGCCCACTGGCCTTGGCCATGTCCTCTATAATGATTTACAGGTCATTCATCATATCAACACACAGCGCAGAAATTTTGTTTGACTCAGTCGCAACCGCAGCCTAAACAAAGCCGAAGGCAATAAGTGcaaagcagcaataacaatgctCCCAGCAAATTAGAGAGCACAAGCACAAAAATTCGCAATCtatctctcttactctctcatTTCAAGTCTGCCTATTGTTGCTATAAATGTTGCATGGCATGGCTTAGCAACATGCTGCCAGCAGTTTGTTACTGACTTCTGTCAACAGGTTGTGTGAATGTTGCCAAGCGAGTCAATGTGCGTGTGACTTTGTGTCGGTGTCTGTGTGTTGATGTTGCCGCCTTGCCATTTGCAGGACAATTTGTAGTCACAATGTAAAGCTCGCAGTTGTCGGCAGCATTCGCAGCAGTGAAGTTCACGCGTAACGGTTGAAAAATTCGAGCTCAGCTAACGGTGAAGAACTCTTCAGTTTTTGTTGCGTCtcagtgtgtgttgtgttgatGTTGCTAAGCCGCAAAAAACCAaaggcaaagcaaacaaaaaacataagaTTTGtccaagaaaataataaattaaaccaataaattaaattaaattattccaAATAAATCTGTGTTGAAAGCGGAACTGTGTTGTGTGTTAAATAATTCATGTGTTACTTAttagataataattaaaaaaattaaataatataaaatttattaactaacTAACTGAATGTTTACTTGATGtgataaatttttagcaaaatatagtattattatattgcttAAACGATATAATATAcatgcgtatacttaatattacaaatttaaccCATTGCTGTGTTTAGCAATTCAGTGCTAGTTTGTTTCGGTGTATGCCATGCAACTTGTTGTAGCCCACGCCCACATCGtatcacaacaacaagctaccgtttaaatattcataaaggAAGCCCAATCTCCCTCTATATCGTCATCATACTCGTTAAATCCTTAACCTGCGACCATAACGGTTAAGCACGAAGCGCGTAATTAAAGTCCACAATTTGTGATGTGCATATGCGGACGTTGCTACTGTTGCACCACCACGGGAATCATGAGCTCCGGTGGCTTCATGGTCAGCCACAAAGATATCTATGGAATTACCGTGAAATAAGTTGATGCCAACCACACGTGTTCAATACGCTAGCGACCGAACAGCATTTAATGCACATTGCCTCGCCCCAAATTACAATTTGCGCGTCCCATATGAACACCCAAAAAACGGAAACAAAAAAGTGAACAGAATATGTCGGACATTGTGGATACGGAACTGCTGGTGAACTGCACAATTCTTGCCGTGCTTCGCTTTGAGCTGAACAGCATTGTGAACACGAGTCTATTGAACAGTCTCAACCGCACCGAGGTGGTTAGCCTGCTATCTGGAATTATCGATAATCGAGATAATCTCGAGAGCATCAATGAGGCAAAGTACGTGGAAATTCGAGTCCAAAATGCTTTTAGAAGCACACTCTTTATTCACTCactttatctttatttatcgAATATTAAGTTTACTTCTTTGCAATTTGAGGGTTATTATTTCGCGTCTTTAATTTGCCACGCTTTTCAAGAAACTTGCAGTTGAAGtacacatttttaatgcagTCGATACGGTGGAGAATGTAAGGCAAAAGTATAATAAAGTTGAGCAAATTATAAGCTAGAGCTAAGCTTCATTTACGTTGATGTCCTTCAACCGGTAAGGGGGAACGAGAGTTCCGTTGGGAACGAAAGTTTTGTCGAATATCGCtgcaaattataaaagatTTGAAGAAAGCAAAAATGGATAATTATTAACGGCTGAAAAGGCTAACAAATTGAGTAAGTTAGAATTGCAAAcgcaataatttaatatttgaaacagTTATAGGaaactttgttatttttcgTCAATTAAATAAAGGATGGATAATGCAAGGAATGTCGAAAACTGGAACCAATCGCCATTTAGAGATattctcttaatttttatattttcatgaCTTGAACACTTTCAACTTATTAAAGTCTTTTTAAagcgaatttttaattttaacttgatttaatttaattttaatttaatatgcaaattcgTTATAAAAGTTACCGTTTTGAGCTAAAAGCTGTGCTCATAATTGAATGTAATctgttttatgtttattataattagttaatttatagatttttaatgaaaatctcGTTTATTAAATTGGCGCACTCATAAATAATTGCCGCAATGCCAATGGATGAAAAACCCAACTGTATTTTGCGGCATATTTCAATTGTGTGATTAACCGATACTTAATTGCCGTTatcttttgtaattaatttgtggTCAACTGACATTTATAATGATTATCGAAAAAACCCAAGCACAAAACGGAATGTGTggtttttaaacatttaaaagcataagtcttaaattttcaaattgccaCAACAATTGCATAAACGTAGATTATGAAAATGGTACGGTTTAATGAGAAACTAATGTAACGAAAATAATAGCATTTGAATTCCTATTAACTTTACTGGGAATTGAAAtgattaatttgtttgctAAGAATGGATTGTATGATAAGAGTGTAAGGTTGGTTGATGGCTGATGGTTGTTCTTATTCCTAGAATAGTGCAGTAACGGTTTGTTTAATgacagaataaaaaaagaagattaacactaatttttaaaataagagtgCAAACTAGGTGAAAATATAGGACTATTGTAAAGAAGTcgaatgtaaataaattaaaagcggCAGTTCAATATTCTTTGCGATAcattaattattgaatttattgtttttaaaattcataccAATTAAATCTTCATCTTCAGAGAAATcttttatcaattaattttattgttaactaACCTGTTGGTTATAAAGCATCCAAGTAGATCTTTGTGCGATTTATAGCAAAGCAAATTCACTTTgactacatatttatattcaatcaACTATAGTTGAAACAGTTTTCAATGATTCCTAACAATGAAACTTTTTCGATTATGCTCTTTGTGTCGCGTGGTAAACAACTAAATTAACAAGTAAAAGGGAACAAGATGTGAAGAGTCGACTAGTAGATACGCTGCAAGCAACTGtagcttatatatttttatggtgTAGATACTATATTgatttaagtatattaaatatgataCTAAATATCTAGTCTCTTTGTTTTATGAAGGCCATTTCTATTGCAATACCTCTGTGGattattacagggtattgagACAATGGAGGCGATGACAACAAAGGCACAcaattgaatgtaaatataagCCGTGGCTTTATGGAATACAGAATaggaaaatttgtaaattgctTTTTTAGTTGTCACACGACAACTGTACGACGacaaataatgaaattcaatGCAACAAAT
The genomic region above belongs to Drosophila innubila isolate TH190305 chromosome 3R unlocalized genomic scaffold, UK_Dinn_1.0 2_E_3R, whole genome shotgun sequence and contains:
- the LOC117790318 gene encoding synaptic vesicle glycoprotein 2B-like; translation: MAENNNESDIREKAKDIETDTDGHSNSTAVATIGSPEDAPADFDKAIVASGFGRFNLILLIVAIPATCANMFESTTMSYILPIAECDLHLTLTDKGVLNACAYAGMIISAIPWGYLADTKGRRKVLVCGYLLTCICVLGSALSQNFIMLVTFKFLGGLMVNGPAAVLFTYLTEMHGPKYRSHVLMVVGMITSASTLLLPMLAWGIFPRDWDFLLFGILDIHSWQIFLFVCALPSLISGLVLYAMPESPRFLMGQGRNTEALEMLQRIYHINTGKPKDTYPIKSLILEVPSRDAQKDEVIYTIEEKAADKTEPVKRPSRSLLESLRAGMLQMKPMFHKPLLGLAIHCYTMQFCIFLGMNTIRLWLPQLFASMAEYEAQYANEGGSATMCTILEYSVNKTADTLANHENVCAVPKTISMDMYINNIIVSFCGLLGYFFAGAIIKLIGAKRLLTYGLLVSGVLGIALYWSVNSLSTIVISSAFVTVSGVAVSSLLGAVVALFPTQLRSLVVAIAMMFGRLGALSGNLLFPIFIQIGCVPPFVMVASVMLLAALLSIFVPNPKKAAFT
- the LOC117790319 gene encoding synaptic vesicle glycoprotein 2B isoform X1 — its product is MAEAASSVGQTADFETAIAECGFGLFNVFIMICSMPCLSAMVFSATAMSYVMPTAECELKLSLLDKGMMNAVTYAGMIISAIPWGFVADTMGRRLVLISGGWIDGICVLCAAMSQNSSQLMAFKFFDGFIVCGPFAVVVSNLAEFHGKKHRHFIMLFIGLSVSLGALTITLMAYFLLPVHIYFNVGKFHFHTWQIFLALTALPSLTSGFLHIFLPESPKFLMSQGNYSKALSSLQRIYAMNKRKSRDSYPITTLTDATPERSELQDPTGESPLRERFDRTKRRFYEGLKQLKPMFCSPYLALSTRVYSLHFCQIMCVNSVRLWLPQIFATMQTFQVNGILDKSMCAVLDHNTNRRSNTAVLKEECDIHQQPETYTNNIIVALVGLVGFLLFFPILRIRGVVNHILKVCLFISTFLVGGLYFSTSMGMTLIIASIYLTIMGVCASTIIGMSVVVFPTLMRTMVLLLIMTFGRLGSVTGNLLLPIFIQMSCWAPFLWLTSLMTIAFVMSLFLKVDFQQPLN
- the LOC117790319 gene encoding synaptic vesicle glycoprotein 2B isoform X2 → MAEAASSVGQTADFETAIAECGFGLFNVFIMICSMPCLSAMVFSATAMSYVMPTAECELKLSLLDKGMMNAVTYAGMIISAIPWGFVADTMGRRLVLISGGWIDGICVLCAAMSQNSSQLMAFKFFDGFIVCGPFAVVVSNLAEFHGKKHRHFIMLFIGLSVSLGALTITLMAYFLLPVHIYFNVGKFHFHTWQIFLALTALPSLTSGFLHIFLPESPKFLMSQGNYSKALSSLQRIYAMNKRKSRDSYPITTLTDATPERSELQDPTGESPLRERFDRTKRRFYEGLKQLKPMFCSPYLALSTRVYSLHFCQIMCVNSVRLWLPQIFATMQTFQVNGILDKSMCAVLDHNTNRRSNTAVLKEECDIVASATGDIYE